A stretch of the Drosophila sulfurigaster albostrigata strain 15112-1811.04 chromosome 2L, ASM2355843v2, whole genome shotgun sequence genome encodes the following:
- the LOC133834966 gene encoding dnaJ homolog subfamily C member 7 isoform X2 — translation MLYIAEEKKKLGNDQYKAQNYPSALKLYSDAISLCPDSAAYYGNRAACYMMLLNYNSALTDARHAIRLDPSFEKAYVRVAKCCLALGDIIGTEQAVKTVAELDSQSKALSSEQQAVQKLRQLETTIQSNYDSQAYRNVVFYLDSALKLAPACLRYRLLKAECLAYLGRCDEALDLAVGVMKLDSNSADAIYVRGLCLYYTDNLEKGILHFERALQLDPDHHKSKKMRSKCKQLKEMKENGNMLFKSGRYREAHVVYTDALKIDEHNKDINSKLLYNRALVNTRISALREAVADCNRVLELNAQYLKALLLRARCHGDLEKFEEAVADYETALQLEKTPEIKRLLRDAKFALKKSKRKDYYKILGIARNATEDEIKKAYRKKALVHHPDRHAGSSLEVRQDEEIKFKEVGEAYAILSDARKKQRYDSGQDIEEQEQADFDPNQMFRSFFQFGGGGGRNASFNFEY, via the exons ATGTTATA cattgctgaagagaaaaagaaactGGGCAACGATCAGTACAAGGCACAAAACTATCCCAGCGCACTCAAATTGTATTCGGATGCCATTTCGCTGTGTCCCGACTCTGCGGCGTATTATGGAAACCGTGCTGCCTGCTACATGATGCTGCTCAACTATAACAGTGCCCTGACGGATGCTCGACATGCCATTCGCCTCGATCCCAGCTTCGAGAAGGCCTATGTGCGTGTGGCGAAATGTTGCCTAGCGCTGGGCGACATCATCGGAACGGAGCAGGCGGTTAAAACGGTGGCCGAACTCGATTCGCAGAGCAAGGCGCTGAGCAGCGAACAGCAGGCGGTGCAGAAGCTGCGACAACTGGAGACAACCATACAGAGCAACTACGACAGTCAGGCCTATCGCAATGTGGTCTTCTATCTGGACAGTGCACTGAAGCTGGCGCCCGCTTGTCTGCG TTATCGCTTGTTAAAAGCCGAATGTCTGGCTTATTTGGGACGTTGCGATGAGGCTTTAGATTTGGCCGTAGGTGTCATGAAATTGGACAGCAACTCGGCGGATGCGATCTATGTGCGTGGCTTGTGCCTCTACTATACGGACAATCTGGAGAAGGGCATCTTGCACTTTGAGCGTGCGTTGCAATTGGATCCCGATCATCACAAGTCGAAGAAAATGCGCAGCAAGTGCAAACAGCTCAAGGAGATGAAGGAGAATGGCAACATGTTGTTCAAATCGGGACGGTATCGTGAAGCGCATGTTGTCTACACCGATGCCCTGAAGATCGATGAGCACAACAAGGACATCAACTCAAAGCTGCTGTACAATCGTGCCTTGGTTAACACACGCATCAGTGCATTACGCGAGGCGGTGGCCGATTGCAATCGCGTGCTCGAGCTGAATGCACAGTATCTGAAGGCGTTGCTGTTGCGTGCACGGTGTCACGGTGATCTGGAGAAGTTCGAGGAGGCGGTGGCCGACTATGAGACGGCACTGCAGCTGGAGAAGACGCCAGAGATAAAGCGTCTGTTGCGTGATGCAAAGTTTGCCTTAAAGAAGTCGAAGCGCAAGGATTACTACAAAATCCTGGGCATTGCACGGAATGCCACTGAGGATGAGATTAAGAAGGCGTATCGCAAGAAGGCGCTCGTCCATCATCCGGACAGGCATGCGGGCAGCAGTCTGGAGGTGCGCCAGGACGAGGAAATCAAATTCAAGGAGGTGGGCGAGGCATACGCCATCCTATCCGATGCGAGAAAGAAGCAACGTTACGACAGTGGCCAAGACATTGAGGAGCAAGAGCAAG CTGACTTCGATCCAAACCAGATGTTCCGATCGTTCTTCCAGtttggcggcggcggcggacGCAATGCGTCGTTCAACTTTGAGTACTAA
- the LOC133834966 gene encoding dnaJ homolog subfamily C member 7 isoform X1 gives MEDVIEISDSEREESSSTSEMDVDTQEVNNSAADAEQIVPKDAATIAEEKKKLGNDQYKAQNYPSALKLYSDAISLCPDSAAYYGNRAACYMMLLNYNSALTDARHAIRLDPSFEKAYVRVAKCCLALGDIIGTEQAVKTVAELDSQSKALSSEQQAVQKLRQLETTIQSNYDSQAYRNVVFYLDSALKLAPACLRYRLLKAECLAYLGRCDEALDLAVGVMKLDSNSADAIYVRGLCLYYTDNLEKGILHFERALQLDPDHHKSKKMRSKCKQLKEMKENGNMLFKSGRYREAHVVYTDALKIDEHNKDINSKLLYNRALVNTRISALREAVADCNRVLELNAQYLKALLLRARCHGDLEKFEEAVADYETALQLEKTPEIKRLLRDAKFALKKSKRKDYYKILGIARNATEDEIKKAYRKKALVHHPDRHAGSSLEVRQDEEIKFKEVGEAYAILSDARKKQRYDSGQDIEEQEQADFDPNQMFRSFFQFGGGGGRNASFNFEY, from the exons ATGGAAGACGTCATTGAAATTAGCGATAGCGAACGCGAGGAATCCTCATCAACCTCAGAAATGGACGTGGACACGCAGGAAGTGAACAACTCTGCAGCTGATGCCGAGCAAATTGTGCCAAAGGACGCGGCAAC cattgctgaagagaaaaagaaactGGGCAACGATCAGTACAAGGCACAAAACTATCCCAGCGCACTCAAATTGTATTCGGATGCCATTTCGCTGTGTCCCGACTCTGCGGCGTATTATGGAAACCGTGCTGCCTGCTACATGATGCTGCTCAACTATAACAGTGCCCTGACGGATGCTCGACATGCCATTCGCCTCGATCCCAGCTTCGAGAAGGCCTATGTGCGTGTGGCGAAATGTTGCCTAGCGCTGGGCGACATCATCGGAACGGAGCAGGCGGTTAAAACGGTGGCCGAACTCGATTCGCAGAGCAAGGCGCTGAGCAGCGAACAGCAGGCGGTGCAGAAGCTGCGACAACTGGAGACAACCATACAGAGCAACTACGACAGTCAGGCCTATCGCAATGTGGTCTTCTATCTGGACAGTGCACTGAAGCTGGCGCCCGCTTGTCTGCG TTATCGCTTGTTAAAAGCCGAATGTCTGGCTTATTTGGGACGTTGCGATGAGGCTTTAGATTTGGCCGTAGGTGTCATGAAATTGGACAGCAACTCGGCGGATGCGATCTATGTGCGTGGCTTGTGCCTCTACTATACGGACAATCTGGAGAAGGGCATCTTGCACTTTGAGCGTGCGTTGCAATTGGATCCCGATCATCACAAGTCGAAGAAAATGCGCAGCAAGTGCAAACAGCTCAAGGAGATGAAGGAGAATGGCAACATGTTGTTCAAATCGGGACGGTATCGTGAAGCGCATGTTGTCTACACCGATGCCCTGAAGATCGATGAGCACAACAAGGACATCAACTCAAAGCTGCTGTACAATCGTGCCTTGGTTAACACACGCATCAGTGCATTACGCGAGGCGGTGGCCGATTGCAATCGCGTGCTCGAGCTGAATGCACAGTATCTGAAGGCGTTGCTGTTGCGTGCACGGTGTCACGGTGATCTGGAGAAGTTCGAGGAGGCGGTGGCCGACTATGAGACGGCACTGCAGCTGGAGAAGACGCCAGAGATAAAGCGTCTGTTGCGTGATGCAAAGTTTGCCTTAAAGAAGTCGAAGCGCAAGGATTACTACAAAATCCTGGGCATTGCACGGAATGCCACTGAGGATGAGATTAAGAAGGCGTATCGCAAGAAGGCGCTCGTCCATCATCCGGACAGGCATGCGGGCAGCAGTCTGGAGGTGCGCCAGGACGAGGAAATCAAATTCAAGGAGGTGGGCGAGGCATACGCCATCCTATCCGATGCGAGAAAGAAGCAACGTTACGACAGTGGCCAAGACATTGAGGAGCAAGAGCAAG CTGACTTCGATCCAAACCAGATGTTCCGATCGTTCTTCCAGtttggcggcggcggcggacGCAATGCGTCGTTCAACTTTGAGTACTAA